GCCGACGACTTGCTCGACCGAGTCGAGGCACTGTACGAACGCAACGAGTACAGCGTGATGCTTAGACGGCTCCGCGGGTGACCCCCGGTTCCAGTTATCGCAAAGCGTACATGTGACGGTAGAGTTATGTTGGCCTTACCAAAAGTCCGGGTCAGGTAGACAATGCCATATCTCTTTGTCGGCGCCGGTCAGGCGGGGTGTTCGCTGGTGGATGCGGTGTTCGACCACCAGCGTGTCGCCCAGCTGGCCACGCCAGTCGCGTTCAACTCGACGATACGGGACCTCCAAAACCTCTCGAACATCGAACGTGAGGCGTGGTACGGGGTCTCCGAGGGGAGTGGGCTCGTACCCGGCACTACGGCGGGGTTCGAGGAAGAAGTGACCGGCGGGTTCGGCCGGGACCCGGAGAAGGCCGACGCCGCGCTCGCGGGACAGCAGCCACAGTTAGTCGACGCCTACGAGGAGCGGTTCGGCGACGGCACGCCGCCGTTCGCGTTCCTGTTCCTCGGGCTGGGCGGCGGCACCGGGTGCGGGATCGCGCCGCACCTCGCGGAGGCGATCCGCGAGTACGGCGGCTCGTCGACGGACATCATCGCCGTCGCGGTGCTGCCGAACACGGCGGGAACGGTGACCGGCGACGACGGTCCCAGTGCCACCCGCCAGGCGACGAACGCGATCTACGGGCTCGACCGCCTGGAGGAGCACGTCGACGGGGTGATCCTCGTCGACAACCAGCGGCTCGCGTACGAGGACGCCGCGGAGGGGCGGTTCAAAGAGTACAACGACTACGCCGCCTCGGCGATCGTCGACCTCA
This sequence is a window from Halobaculum roseum. Protein-coding genes within it:
- a CDS encoding cell division protein FtsZ; translation: MPYLFVGAGQAGCSLVDAVFDHQRVAQLATPVAFNSTIRDLQNLSNIEREAWYGVSEGSGLVPGTTAGFEEEVTGGFGRDPEKADAALAGQQPQLVDAYEERFGDGTPPFAFLFLGLGGGTGCGIAPHLAEAIREYGGSSTDIIAVAVLPNTAGTVTGDDGPSATRQATNAIYGLDRLEEHVDGVILVDNQRLAYEDAAEGRFKEYNDYAASAIVDLISGPILERINPGEYDDLDAPVIDLQDVVTSLTLDDGGVGYATLGRSVTMTRSLPGYLLPFVGRKSVDGATLSRLAVSKRSVEDVNPTDAVKAIGQVRAPAPYLVDDDYRIQVSVIRGLLDSYCPEVNIGMTLTKRNLASFTTLLTFAREDISRLAEIEDLAAEHAAGVTP